Proteins from a single region of Rhodospirillales bacterium:
- a CDS encoding ribonuclease D → MSVEVHVGDLPADVRFGDSVAIDTETTGLNPHRDRLCLVQLFDGDKRCHLVHFPPHGRCSDAAYDAPNLVRLLSDPDVTKIFHFARFDVGMLQRWLGVACAPVYCTKIASRLVRTYTDRHGLKDLCRELTGVELQKEQQSSDWGGATLTPEQICYAANDVLWLHRLRERLDAMLEREGRADLAAACFAFLGHRAQLDLAGWAEVDIFSH, encoded by the coding sequence GTGAGCGTCGAGGTCCACGTTGGCGACCTCCCGGCGGATGTTCGCTTCGGCGACAGCGTTGCGATCGATACGGAGACGACAGGTCTTAATCCGCATCGCGACCGGCTGTGTCTCGTTCAGCTCTTCGACGGTGACAAACGCTGTCATCTCGTCCACTTTCCACCGCACGGTCGTTGCTCGGACGCCGCCTACGATGCGCCCAATCTGGTCCGCCTGTTGTCGGATCCCGACGTGACCAAGATCTTCCACTTTGCCCGCTTCGACGTCGGTATGCTGCAGCGCTGGCTGGGAGTGGCCTGTGCGCCGGTCTACTGCACGAAAATCGCCTCACGCTTGGTGAGGACCTACACCGACCGTCACGGGCTGAAGGATTTGTGCCGGGAGCTCACCGGTGTCGAGCTGCAGAAGGAACAGCAGAGTTCCGACTGGGGCGGCGCGACGCTGACCCCCGAACAGATTTGCTATGCGGCGAACGATGTCCTGTGGCTGCATCGATTGCGGGAACGCCTGGATGCGATGTTGGAGCGGGAGGGGCGCGCCGACTTGGCAGCGGCCTGTTTCGCTTTTCTCGGTCACCGGGCGCAACTCGATCTCGCGGGCTGGGCGGAAGTGGATATTTTCTCGCATTGA
- a CDS encoding KpsF/GutQ family sugar-phosphate isomerase translates to MAYQDSTISAGDKADPGLDSALRVLGLEAAGIEALARSLDKHFTRALQVLDHVTGRVIVTGMGKSGHIARKVAATMASTGTPASFVHPAEASHGDLGMVTQGDAVIAFSNSGETAELADLVTYAKRFQIPLIGITGRAGSTLAEASDVALVLPDSPEACPMGLAPTTSTTVMLALGDAIAVAMLERKGFSADDFHLLHPGGKLGRRLLRVGAIMHTGDAIPLVPPEMPMREALIVMSSKSFGCVGIVGDDGRLQGIITDGDLRRHMGDNLLSLTAGAVMTAKPRAIRRDALASEALGVMNVRNITNLFVVEDGCPVGIVHVHDCLRAGVD, encoded by the coding sequence ATGGCATACCAAGACAGCACGATTTCTGCCGGCGACAAGGCAGACCCAGGCCTCGACTCCGCGCTCCGTGTCCTCGGACTTGAAGCCGCCGGCATCGAGGCGCTCGCCCGCTCGCTCGACAAGCATTTCACCCGCGCGCTGCAGGTCCTCGATCACGTGACCGGGCGGGTGATCGTCACTGGGATGGGCAAAAGCGGGCACATCGCGCGCAAGGTCGCGGCGACGATGGCCTCCACAGGCACGCCGGCGAGCTTCGTTCATCCCGCCGAGGCGAGCCACGGCGATCTCGGCATGGTCACGCAGGGTGATGCGGTCATCGCCTTTTCCAACTCCGGCGAGACCGCGGAACTTGCCGACCTCGTCACCTACGCCAAGCGCTTTCAGATCCCGCTGATTGGCATTACCGGGCGCGCGGGAAGCACGCTCGCAGAGGCCTCCGACGTCGCCCTGGTGCTGCCCGACAGCCCGGAGGCGTGCCCGATGGGGCTCGCGCCGACGACATCGACGACGGTCATGCTCGCGCTGGGCGACGCGATCGCTGTGGCGATGCTGGAGCGCAAGGGATTTTCCGCCGACGACTTTCACCTGCTCCACCCGGGCGGCAAACTTGGGCGCCGGCTGCTGCGGGTGGGCGCAATCATGCATACCGGGGACGCGATTCCGCTGGTCCCGCCCGAAATGCCGATGCGCGAGGCGCTGATTGTCATGTCGTCGAAGAGCTTCGGCTGCGTCGGCATCGTCGGCGACGACGGGCGGCTGCAAGGCATCATCACCGACGGCGACCTGCGCCGCCATATGGGCGATAATCTGCTGTCACTGACCGCCGGCGCGGTGATGACGGCAAAGCCGCGGGCCATCCGGCGCGACGCACTGGCAAGCGAGGCGTTGGGCGTAATGAACGTGCGCAATATCACCAATCTTTTCGTCGTCGAGGACGGCTGTCCCGTCGGCATCGTCCACGTTCATGATTGTTTGCGCGCCGGTG